A single window of Periophthalmus magnuspinnatus isolate fPerMag1 chromosome 22, fPerMag1.2.pri, whole genome shotgun sequence DNA harbors:
- the keap1a gene encoding kelch-like ECH-associated protein 1A isoform X1 produces the protein MHCPKRKKRPSCESDFSAIVVPSMHGSGYLDYTVENHASKCLSVMDQLRRQEALCDLVLHVAYKDTVVDFKVHKVVLASCSSYFRAMFTSHFREFAASEVTLRDVCPQVVGRLIDFAYTTRITVGEKCVLHVLLGAMRYQVEDVAKACCDFLTKHLEPSNVIGIARFADEIGCTELLQRSRKYINTHFCEVTKEEEFLSLSHCQLLELISHESLKVLCESEVYKACTDWVRHDMEVRSQYLHALLNAMHIYALPPKFLKNQLQSCPILSKANSCKDFLSKIFQDMTLRRVPPPPLRGCQLIYVAGGYNGRYRQQSLSTLEAYDPRRNLWIPLADMGAPCSGLGACTLFGLLYTVGGRNLSLQNNAESSALCCYNPMTNQWRPREPLNMPRNRVGVAELDGCIYAVGGAHGSTHHSTVERWDPETNRWTYVSSMTVARLGAGVTSCGGALYVVGGFDGQNRWNSAEKYQPDANAWIQLAPMSTVRSGLGLVCIGSYLYAVGGYDGLRQLSSVERYHIGRNVWESRAPMEHSRSAHGVTVHSGCIYVFGGFNQSGFLSSVECYCPDRNEWTTVTQMSMGRSGMGVAVTMEPCPGSLPELEEEQEEGGAAR, from the exons atgcattGCCCCAAGAGGAAGAAGCGTCCGTCCTGCGAGTCCGACTTCTCTGCTATCGTGGTGCCTTCCATGCATGGGTCTGGGTACCTGGACTACACTGTGGAGAACCATGCCTCCAAATGTCTGAGCGTAATGGACCAGCTCAGAAGACAGGAGGCGCTGTGTGACTTGGTGCTGCATGTGGCATACAAAGACACTGTTGTGGATTTTAAG GTGCATAAGGTGGTGCTAGCGTCCTGCAGCTCGTACTTCAGAGCCATGTTTACCAGTCACTTCAGAGAGTTTGCTGCATCAGAGGTGACCCTTCGTGACGTCTGCCCCCAGGTGGTGGGGAGACTCATCGACTTCGCCTACACCACCCGCATCACCGTGGGGGAGAAGTGCGTGCTGCATGTGCTCCTGGGGGCTATGAG gtACCAGGTTGAGGACGTGGCCAAAGCGTGCTGTGACTTCCTCACCAAGCACCTGGAGCCGTCCAACGTGATCGGCATCGCACGCTTTGCAGACGAGATCGGCTGCACAGAGCTGCTGCAGAGGAGCCGCAAGTACATCAACACTCATTTCTGCGAG GTGACTAAAGAGGAGGAGTTCCTGAGTCTGTCCCACTGTCAGCTGTTGGAGCTTATCAGCCACGAGAGCCTCAAGGTGCTCTGTGAGTCAGAG gtgtacAAAGCATGCACAGACTGGGTGCGCCATGACATGGAGGTGCGCTCTCAGTACCTCCACGCTCTCCTCAACGCAATGCACATCTATGCACTGCCCCCCAAGTTCCTCAAGAACCAGCTGCAGTCCTGCCCCATCCTCAGCAAG GCCAACTCTTGTAAAGACTTCCTGTCAAAGATCTTCCAGGACATGACCCTGCGCAGAGTGCCCCCTCCTCCGCTGAGAGGCTGTCAGCTCATCTACGTGGCTGGAGGGTACAATGGCCG CTACAGGCAGCAGTCCTTGTCCACTCTGGAGGCCTATGACCCCAGGAGGAACTTGTGGATCCCTCTGGCCGACATGGGAGCGCCCTGCAGCGGCCTGGGAGCCTGCACCCTCTTCGGACTGCTCTACACC GTGGGTGGGAGGAACCTGTCTCTTCAGAATAACGCGGAGTCCAGTGCGTTGTGTTGCTATAACCCCATGACCAATCAGTGGAGGCCGCGCGAGCCCCTGAACATGCCCAGGAACAGGGTGGGTGTGGCCGAGTTGGATGGGTGCATCTACGCTGTGGGGGGGGCCCATGGTTCCACACACCACAGCACAGTGGAGAG GTGGGACCCAGAGACCAACCGCTGGACCTATGTGAGCTCCATGACGGTGGCCCGTCTGGGGGCAGGGGTCACAAGCTGTGGGGGGGCTCTCTACGTGGTGGGGGGCTTCGATGGGCAGAACCGATGGAACAGTGCGGAGAAGTACCAGCCTGACGCCAATGCCTGGATACAGCTAGCTCCAATGAGCACAGTGCGCAGCGGGCTGG GCCTGGTGTGCATCGGCTCTTATCTCTATGCCGTTGGAGGCTATGACGGGCTCCGGCAGCTGTCGTCAGTGGAGCGGTACCACATCGGCAGGAACGTGTGGGAGTCCCGGGCCCCCATGGAGCACAGCCGCAGTGCCCATGGAGTCACTGTGCACTCCGGATGCATCTATGTCTTTG GTGGCTTCAACCAGAGCGGCTTCCTGTCCAGTGTGGAGTGCTACTGCCCGGACCGCAATGAGTGGACCACGGTCACACAGATGTCCATGGGCCGCAGCGGGATGGGCGTGGCCGTTACCATGGAGCCCTGCCCCGGGAGCTTgcctgagctggaggaggagcaggaggaagggGGAGCAGCCAGGTAG
- the keap1a gene encoding kelch-like ECH-associated protein 1A isoform X2 — MHCPKRKKRPSCESDFSAIVVPSMHGSGYLDYTVENHASKCLSVMDQLRRQEALCDLVLHVAYKDTVVDFKVHKVVLASCSSYFRAMFTSHFREFAASEVTLRDVCPQVVGRLIDFAYTTRITVGEKCVLHVLLGAMRYQVEDVAKACCDFLTKHLEPSNVIGIARFADEIGCTELLQRSRKYINTHFCEVTKEEEFLSLSHCQLLELISHESLKVLCESEVYKACTDWVRHDMEVRSQYLHALLNAMHIYALPPKFLKNQLQSCPILSKANSCKDFLSKIFQDMTLRRVPPPPLRGCQLIYVAGGYRQQSLSTLEAYDPRRNLWIPLADMGAPCSGLGACTLFGLLYTVGGRNLSLQNNAESSALCCYNPMTNQWRPREPLNMPRNRVGVAELDGCIYAVGGAHGSTHHSTVERWDPETNRWTYVSSMTVARLGAGVTSCGGALYVVGGFDGQNRWNSAEKYQPDANAWIQLAPMSTVRSGLGLVCIGSYLYAVGGYDGLRQLSSVERYHIGRNVWESRAPMEHSRSAHGVTVHSGCIYVFGGFNQSGFLSSVECYCPDRNEWTTVTQMSMGRSGMGVAVTMEPCPGSLPELEEEQEEGGAAR; from the exons atgcattGCCCCAAGAGGAAGAAGCGTCCGTCCTGCGAGTCCGACTTCTCTGCTATCGTGGTGCCTTCCATGCATGGGTCTGGGTACCTGGACTACACTGTGGAGAACCATGCCTCCAAATGTCTGAGCGTAATGGACCAGCTCAGAAGACAGGAGGCGCTGTGTGACTTGGTGCTGCATGTGGCATACAAAGACACTGTTGTGGATTTTAAG GTGCATAAGGTGGTGCTAGCGTCCTGCAGCTCGTACTTCAGAGCCATGTTTACCAGTCACTTCAGAGAGTTTGCTGCATCAGAGGTGACCCTTCGTGACGTCTGCCCCCAGGTGGTGGGGAGACTCATCGACTTCGCCTACACCACCCGCATCACCGTGGGGGAGAAGTGCGTGCTGCATGTGCTCCTGGGGGCTATGAG gtACCAGGTTGAGGACGTGGCCAAAGCGTGCTGTGACTTCCTCACCAAGCACCTGGAGCCGTCCAACGTGATCGGCATCGCACGCTTTGCAGACGAGATCGGCTGCACAGAGCTGCTGCAGAGGAGCCGCAAGTACATCAACACTCATTTCTGCGAG GTGACTAAAGAGGAGGAGTTCCTGAGTCTGTCCCACTGTCAGCTGTTGGAGCTTATCAGCCACGAGAGCCTCAAGGTGCTCTGTGAGTCAGAG gtgtacAAAGCATGCACAGACTGGGTGCGCCATGACATGGAGGTGCGCTCTCAGTACCTCCACGCTCTCCTCAACGCAATGCACATCTATGCACTGCCCCCCAAGTTCCTCAAGAACCAGCTGCAGTCCTGCCCCATCCTCAGCAAG GCCAACTCTTGTAAAGACTTCCTGTCAAAGATCTTCCAGGACATGACCCTGCGCAGAGTGCCCCCTCCTCCGCTGAGAGGCTGTCAGCTCATCTACGTGGCTGGAGG CTACAGGCAGCAGTCCTTGTCCACTCTGGAGGCCTATGACCCCAGGAGGAACTTGTGGATCCCTCTGGCCGACATGGGAGCGCCCTGCAGCGGCCTGGGAGCCTGCACCCTCTTCGGACTGCTCTACACC GTGGGTGGGAGGAACCTGTCTCTTCAGAATAACGCGGAGTCCAGTGCGTTGTGTTGCTATAACCCCATGACCAATCAGTGGAGGCCGCGCGAGCCCCTGAACATGCCCAGGAACAGGGTGGGTGTGGCCGAGTTGGATGGGTGCATCTACGCTGTGGGGGGGGCCCATGGTTCCACACACCACAGCACAGTGGAGAG GTGGGACCCAGAGACCAACCGCTGGACCTATGTGAGCTCCATGACGGTGGCCCGTCTGGGGGCAGGGGTCACAAGCTGTGGGGGGGCTCTCTACGTGGTGGGGGGCTTCGATGGGCAGAACCGATGGAACAGTGCGGAGAAGTACCAGCCTGACGCCAATGCCTGGATACAGCTAGCTCCAATGAGCACAGTGCGCAGCGGGCTGG GCCTGGTGTGCATCGGCTCTTATCTCTATGCCGTTGGAGGCTATGACGGGCTCCGGCAGCTGTCGTCAGTGGAGCGGTACCACATCGGCAGGAACGTGTGGGAGTCCCGGGCCCCCATGGAGCACAGCCGCAGTGCCCATGGAGTCACTGTGCACTCCGGATGCATCTATGTCTTTG GTGGCTTCAACCAGAGCGGCTTCCTGTCCAGTGTGGAGTGCTACTGCCCGGACCGCAATGAGTGGACCACGGTCACACAGATGTCCATGGGCCGCAGCGGGATGGGCGTGGCCGTTACCATGGAGCCCTGCCCCGGGAGCTTgcctgagctggaggaggagcaggaggaagggGGAGCAGCCAGGTAG